The following coding sequences are from one Natrarchaeobaculum sulfurireducens window:
- a CDS encoding S26 family signal peptidase, with translation MSGPDSDGYEGGGKPDRDDVATDSSSVTIEDDGVVRWFLRSDDDTIVLVRDVVSSVAIVAVIGLLLFGVSGIWPPLVAVESGSMEPNMERGDLIFVVDTDRFVGDDPVEGTGVVPLEHAERNGDESFGKSGDVIVFKPNGDGHETPVIHRAHYWVEEGDNWVDEQADEEVIGDATCDDVPTCPANRDGFITKGDANGGYDQYRGGAQTDVVEPDWVTGKAQYRIPWLGYVRLFFDGLFSGLIAPISPANGPATIAIGIESASAQTTVGSSPTAAGSGVVTALTIGR, from the coding sequence ATGAGCGGTCCCGACTCCGACGGCTACGAGGGAGGGGGCAAACCCGACCGCGACGACGTGGCCACCGACTCGAGTTCGGTCACGATCGAAGACGACGGCGTCGTTCGCTGGTTCCTCCGAAGCGACGACGATACGATCGTCCTGGTTAGAGACGTCGTGAGTAGCGTCGCGATCGTCGCAGTGATCGGGTTGCTTCTGTTCGGGGTCAGTGGTATCTGGCCGCCGCTGGTCGCCGTCGAGAGCGGGAGCATGGAGCCAAACATGGAACGCGGAGATCTCATCTTCGTCGTCGATACCGACCGCTTCGTCGGCGACGATCCCGTCGAGGGAACCGGAGTGGTCCCCCTCGAGCACGCCGAACGGAACGGCGACGAGTCGTTCGGTAAGTCCGGCGACGTCATCGTGTTTAAACCAAACGGCGACGGACACGAGACGCCAGTCATCCATCGAGCCCACTACTGGGTTGAGGAAGGCGACAACTGGGTCGACGAACAGGCCGACGAGGAGGTCATCGGCGACGCGACCTGTGACGACGTCCCGACCTGTCCAGCCAACCGCGATGGCTTCATCACGAAAGGCGACGCCAACGGCGGGTACGACCAGTACCGCGGCGGTGCCCAGACCGACGTCGTCGAGCCGGACTGGGTGACCGGTAAAGCCCAGTACCGCATCCCATGGCTCGGCTACGTCAGGCTCTTCTTCGACGGCCTCTTCAGCGGGCTTATCGCGCCGATATCGCCCGCAAACGGCCCAGCAACGATCGCTATCGGCATCGAGTCAGCTAGCGCCCAGACGACTGTCGGCAGTAGCCCCACCGCCGCCGGAAGCGGCGTCGTGACGGCTCTCACGATCGGACGATAG
- a CDS encoding DNA-directed DNA polymerase II small subunit: protein MPLEVTARIVSELTSRGYNVEREAVTKLAAVANPDAALERVVEDLPEDTLVVRTEHVDAILSNGDAHTTGAAQRNDDQPGVDSDGAGAMRSVGATDGDSTPSGSTANTPSTVGGSADQSPGETKGSKPGSGRSTDPDLRSLEIANDMTGESTGTGEYEDFVAVFRDRLERLGSKLRGRVNHRPATAIQDMPGGEEVAMVGLVNDVRSTASGHWLVELEDATGTFPWLVMKDREYADLVEELLCDEVLAMEGTLSGDSGIAFVDSMFFPDVPRTHEPSTADRHVQAALISDVHVGSQEFMHDAWNRFTDWLHTPEAQHVEYLLIAGDMVEGVGVYPNQDEELDVVDIYEQYEVFNEYLKQVPGNIEMVMIPGNHDAVRLAEPQPGFDDDLREIMSAHDARIVSNPSMVTLEGVSVLMYHGVSLDEVIAELPEEKASYDEPHKAMYQLLKKRHVAPQFGGHTRLAPEEKDYLIIDEVPDIFHTGHVHKLGFGKYHNVLAMNSGCWQAQTDFQKSVNINPDSGYAPIVDLDTLDVTVQKFS from the coding sequence GTGCCACTCGAGGTGACCGCCCGGATCGTCAGCGAACTCACGAGTCGTGGCTACAACGTCGAGCGCGAAGCCGTCACGAAACTCGCCGCCGTCGCCAATCCGGATGCGGCACTCGAGCGAGTCGTCGAGGACCTTCCGGAGGACACGCTGGTCGTTCGGACCGAACACGTCGATGCGATCCTTTCGAACGGTGACGCCCACACGACCGGAGCGGCCCAGCGAAACGACGACCAGCCAGGCGTCGACTCCGATGGCGCTGGCGCTATGCGTTCGGTCGGGGCGACCGACGGCGATTCGACCCCCTCCGGTTCGACTGCAAACACCCCGTCGACGGTGGGTGGATCTGCGGATCAATCTCCAGGTGAAACGAAGGGGTCGAAGCCCGGTTCCGGTCGGTCGACCGACCCCGACTTGCGCTCGCTCGAAATCGCCAACGACATGACCGGTGAGAGTACAGGAACGGGCGAGTACGAAGACTTCGTCGCCGTCTTTCGCGACCGTCTCGAGCGACTCGGTTCCAAACTCAGGGGACGAGTCAACCACCGGCCGGCGACTGCGATCCAGGACATGCCCGGCGGCGAGGAGGTCGCCATGGTCGGGCTGGTCAACGACGTGCGATCGACGGCGAGCGGCCACTGGCTGGTCGAACTCGAGGACGCCACCGGGACGTTCCCGTGGCTCGTCATGAAAGATCGGGAGTATGCCGACCTCGTCGAAGAACTGCTCTGTGATGAGGTGTTGGCGATGGAGGGGACACTCTCGGGGGATTCGGGAATTGCGTTCGTCGATTCGATGTTCTTTCCGGACGTCCCGCGCACTCACGAGCCATCGACGGCGGATCGACACGTTCAGGCAGCGCTGATCAGCGACGTCCACGTCGGGAGCCAGGAGTTCATGCACGACGCCTGGAACCGCTTTACCGATTGGCTCCACACGCCCGAGGCTCAGCACGTCGAGTACCTGCTGATCGCCGGTGACATGGTCGAGGGCGTCGGCGTCTATCCCAACCAGGACGAAGAACTCGACGTCGTCGACATCTACGAGCAGTACGAGGTCTTCAACGAGTACCTCAAGCAGGTCCCCGGAAACATCGAGATGGTCATGATTCCCGGTAACCACGACGCGGTCCGGCTGGCCGAACCCCAGCCTGGCTTCGACGACGACCTCCGCGAGATCATGTCCGCACACGACGCTCGTATCGTAAGTAACCCCTCGATGGTCACGCTCGAGGGCGTTTCCGTGCTAATGTATCACGGCGTCAGTCTCGACGAGGTGATCGCCGAACTCCCCGAGGAGAAAGCAAGCTACGACGAGCCACACAAGGCGATGTACCAGCTGTTAAAAAAGCGCCACGTTGCCCCACAGTTCGGGGGCCATACCCGGCTCGCTCCCGAGGAGAAAGATTACCTCATTATCGACGAGGTGCCCGACATCTTCCATACGGGCCACGTTCACAAACTCGGTTTCGGCAAGTATCACAACGTGCTCGCGATGAACTCGGGTTGCTGGCAGGCCCAGACCGACTTCCAGAAGAGCGTCAACATCAACCCGGACTCGGGATATGCTCCGATCGTCGATCTGGACACCCTCGACGTCACCGTCCAGAAGTTCAGCTAG
- a CDS encoding aspartate kinase yields MRVVAKFGGTSLGSGDRINRAADSVAAAVEDGHEIAVVASAMGSTTDDLLGEITFETDEADRAQIVSMGERTSVRMLKAALSSRGIDATFLEPGADGWPIVTDEYGEVDAEETQKRALELAGELEGTVPVITGFLAEGPEGSITTLGRGGSDTTAVMMGKYMDADEVVIVTDVEGVMTGDPRVVEGARNVGEISVDELRNLSFRGAEVVAPSALSYKDGGLDVRVVHYQHGDLLSGGTSIEGEFKNLVGLRERPLACMTVAGRAIRNQSGVFHHLSEALADSDINIDAVASGMDTVTFYVDEEEAERAENILHREVIARDELSSVTVDSPVAVVRVTGGEIPSQPGIISEIINPLAEERIHLQDVITSATSVALFVDWDDREQALELTQDMF; encoded by the coding sequence ATGCGCGTAGTCGCCAAGTTCGGCGGAACCAGTCTCGGCAGCGGTGACCGAATCAACCGGGCTGCTGACTCGGTCGCCGCCGCCGTCGAGGACGGCCACGAGATCGCCGTCGTCGCGAGTGCGATGGGGTCGACGACCGACGACCTTCTCGGAGAGATCACCTTCGAGACCGACGAAGCCGACCGCGCCCAGATCGTCAGTATGGGCGAGCGGACCTCCGTCCGGATGCTCAAGGCTGCGCTCTCTTCGCGCGGGATCGATGCTACCTTCCTCGAGCCAGGCGCCGACGGCTGGCCGATCGTCACCGACGAGTACGGCGAAGTCGACGCCGAGGAGACCCAAAAGCGTGCCCTCGAACTCGCTGGCGAACTCGAGGGGACGGTCCCGGTCATCACCGGGTTCCTCGCGGAAGGTCCCGAGGGGTCGATCACGACGCTCGGTCGCGGGGGCAGCGACACGACCGCCGTGATGATGGGCAAGTACATGGACGCCGACGAGGTCGTCATCGTGACCGACGTCGAAGGAGTGATGACCGGAGACCCACGTGTCGTCGAGGGCGCCCGAAACGTCGGCGAGATCTCGGTCGACGAACTCCGAAACCTCTCGTTCCGTGGGGCCGAGGTCGTTGCGCCGTCGGCGCTGTCGTACAAAGACGGCGGCCTCGATGTCCGTGTCGTCCACTACCAACACGGTGATCTCCTCTCCGGGGGGACGAGCATCGAGGGTGAGTTCAAAAACCTCGTCGGCCTCCGTGAACGGCCGCTGGCCTGCATGACCGTGGCCGGTCGAGCGATCCGCAACCAGTCGGGCGTCTTCCATCACCTCTCGGAGGCGCTCGCCGACAGCGACATCAATATCGACGCAGTCGCCAGCGGGATGGACACCGTCACGTTCTACGTCGACGAAGAAGAGGCTGAACGCGCCGAGAACATCCTCCACCGCGAGGTCATCGCTCGAGACGAACTCTCGAGTGTCACTGTCGACTCGCCGGTCGCCGTCGTCCGCGTCACTGGTGGCGAGATCCCCAGTCAGCCCGGGATCATCAGCGAGATCATCAATCCCCTCGCCGAAGAACGGATCCACCTTCAGGACGTTATCACCAGCGCGACGAGCGTCGCGCTCTTTGTCGACTGGGACGACCGCGAACAGGCCCTCGAACTGACCCAGGACATGTTCTAG
- a CDS encoding long-chain fatty acid--CoA ligase, translating into MGGYDQTLRPFLWRAERLHPGQEVVSRTHEGIVRNTYAEFGDRTRQLANALEDVGVGDGDRVATFCWNHHRHAEVYFAAPNIGGQLHTINPLLPAEHVQYIVENAQDKVLLVDQSLLEPLEAAYDEEAFASVEQFVVMSSSLPETSLEPVTDYESFIDEYDSEYDWPELDEDTPAGMCYTSGTTGKPKGVEYTQKMLWSHTMASLTPQGLGIEETDVIMPVVPMFHVNAWGLPFSTTAAGAKHVYPGPSPDPADLVSLIEDEGVTMTAGVPTVWLGVLEYVENHGADLSSLERIIIGGSAAPESLIKKYDDLGVEVVHAWGMTEMSPLGTVAHLKADLEDLSPEEQYAKQAKQGLIVPGLEFRVVDDDGEEVPWNGDDFGELWIRGPWVTDSYFKRPDANEADFEGSWLKTGDVVTVDEDGYIQIVDRAKDVIKSGGEWISSVELENKLMAHDAVSEATVVGVPHEKWQERPVAFVVPTDDAEMDEAEFHEEIESFVAEDYPNWWTPDAVVHIDEVPKTATGKFDKKVLREEYADEDLLGDD; encoded by the coding sequence ATGGGAGGATACGACCAAACCCTTCGACCGTTCCTGTGGCGAGCCGAACGATTGCATCCGGGCCAGGAGGTCGTTTCACGGACACACGAGGGTATCGTACGGAACACATACGCGGAGTTCGGTGATAGAACACGCCAGCTCGCGAACGCACTCGAGGACGTCGGTGTAGGCGACGGCGACCGCGTCGCAACCTTCTGCTGGAATCACCACCGCCACGCAGAGGTCTACTTCGCGGCGCCGAACATCGGCGGACAGCTCCACACGATCAACCCGCTGTTGCCGGCCGAACACGTCCAGTACATCGTCGAGAACGCCCAGGACAAGGTCTTGCTGGTCGACCAGTCGCTGCTCGAGCCGCTCGAGGCAGCCTACGACGAGGAGGCGTTCGCAAGCGTCGAGCAGTTCGTCGTGATGAGCAGCTCGCTCCCGGAGACGAGTCTCGAGCCAGTCACCGACTACGAGTCGTTCATCGACGAATACGACAGCGAGTACGACTGGCCAGAACTCGACGAGGACACACCGGCTGGGATGTGTTACACCTCGGGGACGACGGGCAAGCCCAAAGGTGTCGAGTACACCCAGAAGATGCTCTGGTCGCACACGATGGCGAGTCTGACACCGCAGGGACTCGGCATCGAAGAGACCGACGTCATCATGCCGGTCGTCCCGATGTTCCACGTCAACGCCTGGGGACTGCCGTTCTCGACGACCGCCGCTGGTGCAAAACACGTCTATCCCGGTCCCTCACCGGATCCGGCCGACCTCGTCTCGCTCATCGAAGACGAAGGCGTCACGATGACCGCGGGCGTGCCAACCGTCTGGCTCGGCGTCCTCGAGTACGTCGAGAACCACGGGGCCGACCTCTCCTCGCTCGAGCGGATCATCATCGGCGGCAGCGCCGCCCCCGAAAGCCTCATCAAGAAGTACGACGACCTCGGCGTCGAGGTCGTCCACGCCTGGGGAATGACCGAGATGTCGCCACTCGGCACCGTTGCTCACCTCAAAGCCGATCTCGAGGACCTCTCGCCCGAAGAACAGTACGCAAAACAGGCCAAACAGGGGCTGATCGTCCCCGGCCTCGAGTTCCGGGTCGTCGACGACGACGGCGAGGAAGTCCCCTGGAACGGTGATGACTTCGGCGAACTGTGGATCCGTGGCCCCTGGGTCACCGACTCGTACTTCAAACGTCCTGACGCGAACGAAGCCGACTTCGAGGGGTCGTGGCTCAAAACCGGTGACGTCGTCACCGTCGACGAGGACGGCTACATCCAGATCGTCGACCGCGCGAAAGACGTGATCAAAAGCGGCGGCGAGTGGATCTCCTCGGTCGAACTCGAGAACAAGCTGATGGCCCACGACGCCGTCAGCGAGGCGACCGTCGTTGGCGTTCCCCACGAGAAGTGGCAAGAACGCCCCGTCGCGTTCGTCGTCCCAACCGACGACGCCGAGATGGACGAAGCCGAGTTCCACGAGGAGATCGAGTCGTTCGTCGCCGAAGACTACCCCAACTGGTGGACACCGGACGCCGTCGTCCACATCGACGAAGTCCCCAAGACCGCCACCGGCAAGTTCGACAAAAAGGTCCTCCGAGAAGAGTACGCCGACGAGGACCTCCTCGGCGACGACTAG
- a CDS encoding tryptophanase, whose product MVAYKSKVVEPISLPSRERRERALEAAGYNVFNLASEDVFVDLLTDSGTGAMSDAQWAALVRGDEAYAGSRSFDRLASAVRDVMCFEYVVPTHQGRGAENVLYGTLLSEGDVVPNNTHFDTTRAHVANQGAEPIDCPTPGAFDPSLEAPFKGDLSLEHAREVVDEVGADRVPVVIQTITNNSTAGQPVSVENTRRVRAFADEIDATFVIDACRFAENAAFVRQREPDFADDVAIDEIVREQLSHADAVVMSGKKDGLVNAGGFVATDDPDLFDRCKQRAILYEGFPTYGGMAGRDLAAMAVGLREAVDASYVEDRLESVQTLASLLEDVGVPIYRPVGGHAVYLDAGEALSHLSPSAFPGQALVCELYREGGVRGVELGSFAFPGTERPELVRLAVPRRTYHREHFEHVAETAEAVLESATTVAGLELASEPTMPEIRHFTAELEPRSTPSTSN is encoded by the coding sequence ATGGTGGCATACAAGTCGAAAGTAGTCGAACCGATCTCTCTTCCCTCCCGTGAACGCCGAGAACGTGCGCTCGAGGCGGCGGGCTACAACGTGTTCAACCTCGCCTCCGAGGACGTCTTCGTCGACCTCCTCACGGATAGCGGCACGGGCGCGATGAGCGACGCTCAGTGGGCCGCGCTCGTCCGCGGAGACGAAGCCTACGCCGGCTCGCGAAGCTTCGACAGACTTGCGTCGGCCGTCCGAGACGTGATGTGCTTCGAGTACGTCGTCCCGACCCACCAGGGCCGGGGGGCCGAAAACGTCCTCTACGGCACCCTGCTCTCGGAGGGCGACGTCGTCCCGAACAACACCCACTTCGACACGACGCGAGCTCACGTCGCCAATCAGGGCGCAGAGCCGATCGACTGTCCGACGCCGGGGGCGTTCGACCCGTCGCTCGAGGCACCGTTCAAGGGCGACCTCTCGCTCGAGCACGCCCGCGAGGTCGTCGACGAGGTCGGCGCTGATCGGGTGCCCGTGGTGATCCAGACGATCACGAACAACTCGACGGCCGGTCAGCCGGTCAGCGTCGAGAACACCCGTCGCGTCCGCGCGTTCGCCGACGAGATCGACGCAACGTTCGTAATCGATGCCTGCCGGTTCGCCGAAAACGCCGCGTTCGTCCGCCAGCGCGAACCCGACTTCGCCGACGACGTCGCGATCGACGAGATCGTCCGCGAACAGCTCTCGCATGCGGACGCCGTCGTGATGAGCGGGAAGAAAGACGGACTGGTCAACGCCGGCGGCTTCGTCGCGACGGACGACCCAGACCTCTTCGACCGCTGTAAGCAACGAGCGATCCTCTACGAAGGCTTTCCAACCTACGGTGGGATGGCCGGTCGCGACCTCGCCGCGATGGCGGTCGGCCTCCGGGAAGCCGTCGACGCGTCGTACGTCGAGGATCGTCTCGAGTCGGTCCAGACGCTCGCGTCCCTGCTCGAGGACGTCGGCGTCCCGATCTACCGGCCAGTTGGCGGCCACGCGGTCTACCTCGACGCCGGCGAGGCGCTCTCACACCTCTCGCCGTCGGCGTTTCCCGGCCAGGCGCTGGTCTGTGAACTCTACCGCGAAGGAGGAGTCAGAGGCGTCGAACTCGGGAGTTTCGCGTTCCCCGGGACGGAGCGCCCGGAACTGGTCCGGTTAGCCGTCCCACGTCGCACCTACCACCGCGAGCACTTCGAACACGTCGCCGAGACTGCCGAGGCCGTCCTCGAGTCGGCGACAACGGTCGCTGGCCTCGAACTGGCGAGTGAGCCGACGATGCCCGAAATCAGACACTTCACGGCCGAACTCGAGCCGCGGTCGACGCCCTCGACGTCGAACTGA
- a CDS encoding thiamine ABC transporter substrate-binding protein → MRRRTFVRTGAAAAGIGVAGCVMPATDDEPDDDLEVDEPENDEQNGGSDDDGTLRIATYSSMVTGETPAGEWLTETFEAQFPDAELEWTVPESGIDHYVQRARLGAEIDADIYLGLPVDGLVLADVEPEVSLFETLDRSKLERESRIRDSIAFDDPDGRIVPFGVGYVAPVYDGETLSAPETLDDLLDERYENALLVQNPRYSTPGRAFLLWTIATYGDDYLEYWEGLLENGLEVHPSWTSAYRDSYLEGVRSMVVSYTTDQVAATVAERDLERHQVATPDGEAYRSVEGMAIFEETEKPDLAYEFLDFVLSREVQGELATRNVQFPAVEQEYVGVEEAFVDYAIEPDEPVTVAYDDIADDLETWIDAWESEIGD, encoded by the coding sequence ATGAGGCGACGGACGTTCGTCCGCACTGGGGCGGCCGCTGCAGGGATCGGCGTCGCGGGGTGTGTTATGCCAGCCACCGACGACGAACCCGACGACGATCTCGAGGTCGACGAACCCGAGAACGACGAGCAAAACGGTGGTAGCGACGACGATGGAACGCTTCGAATCGCGACGTACTCGTCGATGGTGACGGGCGAAACCCCAGCGGGTGAGTGGCTTACCGAGACATTCGAAGCGCAGTTTCCGGACGCCGAACTCGAGTGGACGGTGCCGGAGTCCGGTATCGATCACTACGTCCAGCGGGCCCGACTGGGCGCGGAGATCGACGCCGACATCTACCTGGGTCTACCCGTCGACGGCCTCGTCCTGGCCGATGTAGAACCCGAGGTATCGCTATTCGAGACGCTAGATCGGTCGAAACTCGAACGAGAGTCCCGAATTCGCGACTCGATCGCGTTCGACGATCCCGACGGGCGAATCGTTCCGTTCGGCGTCGGCTACGTCGCGCCCGTCTACGACGGTGAGACCCTCTCGGCTCCCGAAACGCTCGACGACCTGCTCGATGAGCGCTACGAGAACGCCCTCCTCGTCCAGAATCCCCGATACTCCACGCCAGGTCGGGCGTTCCTGCTATGGACGATCGCGACATACGGCGACGACTACCTCGAGTACTGGGAGGGGCTCCTCGAAAACGGGCTCGAAGTCCACCCATCCTGGACCAGCGCCTACCGCGACAGCTACCTCGAGGGCGTGCGATCGATGGTCGTCTCCTACACGACGGATCAGGTCGCAGCGACCGTTGCCGAGCGGGACCTCGAGCGCCACCAGGTCGCTACGCCCGACGGCGAGGCGTATCGTAGCGTCGAGGGGATGGCCATCTTCGAGGAGACCGAGAAGCCCGACCTCGCCTACGAGTTTCTGGATTTCGTCCTCTCCAGGGAGGTACAGGGTGAACTCGCGACCCGTAACGTCCAGTTTCCTGCGGTCGAACAGGAGTACGTCGGCGTCGAGGAGGCGTTCGTCGACTATGCGATCGAGCCCGACGAGCCGGTAACGGTGGCGTACGACGATATCGCCGACGACCTCGAAACGTGGATCGATGCGTGGGAGTCAGAAATCGGCGACTGA
- a CDS encoding AI-2E family transporter has product MTPTPTSTDRTRRYVLAGIVVALGIVTGAILLEVLGTILLALTVAYVLMPVQGWLVRRGLTEWTAAALATLIGFVTAVVVFSPIFFTLYVRIDQVIEIVEELPREIPVSAFEMTYVVEVAEVQQIAITVLRDVGFAFATQLPVIAIKFALFVILLFALLLKGDEAGRAAIAPIPRAYRDVVYALANRARETLYAIYVLQLATSIATLFIGYGLFWMLGYEMPFTLALLAAILQFVPIIGPSLLVVPIALYHVAAGDLAAAALVGVFGITLVAWLPDVAVRPRLARRSAGLPGSLYFVGFTGGLFTLGPIGIVVGPLIVAVFVEAVDLLADEVNSDSTFTEIVESAANDPPESDPTEGEVTAFEESGSRAADD; this is encoded by the coding sequence GTGACACCGACGCCGACTTCGACGGACCGAACCCGCCGGTACGTGCTTGCGGGTATCGTCGTCGCCCTTGGAATCGTCACCGGTGCGATCCTCCTCGAGGTTCTCGGGACGATTCTCCTCGCGTTGACGGTCGCGTACGTCCTCATGCCGGTTCAGGGCTGGCTGGTTCGACGGGGACTCACCGAGTGGACGGCCGCCGCGTTGGCGACGCTCATCGGCTTCGTCACTGCAGTCGTCGTCTTCTCACCGATCTTCTTCACGCTGTATGTCAGGATCGATCAGGTGATCGAAATCGTCGAGGAGCTTCCACGGGAGATCCCGGTGTCGGCGTTCGAGATGACGTATGTCGTGGAGGTTGCAGAGGTCCAACAGATCGCGATTACGGTCCTCAGAGACGTTGGCTTCGCATTCGCCACGCAGCTGCCGGTGATCGCCATCAAGTTCGCGCTCTTCGTGATCTTGCTGTTTGCGCTCCTGTTGAAAGGTGACGAAGCGGGCCGAGCCGCTATTGCCCCCATCCCTCGAGCCTATCGCGACGTCGTTTACGCGCTGGCCAACCGTGCCCGTGAGACGCTGTACGCCATTTACGTCTTGCAGTTGGCGACCTCCATCGCGACTCTGTTCATCGGATACGGGCTGTTCTGGATGCTCGGCTACGAGATGCCGTTTACGCTCGCGCTTCTCGCCGCGATCTTGCAGTTCGTTCCGATCATCGGCCCGAGCCTCCTCGTCGTCCCGATCGCGCTGTACCACGTCGCTGCGGGTGACCTGGCCGCCGCCGCGCTCGTTGGCGTCTTCGGCATCACCCTCGTCGCCTGGCTCCCCGACGTGGCTGTCCGGCCACGACTTGCACGACGGTCGGCCGGTCTTCCCGGCAGCCTCTACTTCGTCGGCTTTACCGGTGGCCTGTTCACGCTCGGACCGATCGGCATCGTGGTCGGACCGCTGATCGTTGCCGTCTTCGTCGAGGCCGTCGATCTCCTCGCCGACGAAGTCAACAGCGACTCGACGTTTACGGAGATCGTCGAATCAGCGGCCAACGACCCGCCGGAAAGCGATCCCACTGAGGGCGAGGTGACTGCCTTCGAGGAATCCGGCTCGAGAGCCGCCGACGACTGA
- a CDS encoding DUF5518 domain-containing protein: MVSGRTVINALIGAVVGVVLSFLPLSTLLGGIASGFLEGPDGTDGALAGALAGLFMFVPIGLFVALFASLLGFGIGVGLPIGGAFFLFVILGFGVFVLFVYTIGLGALGGYLGAYFAQEYPDRHSTVTETIGMRSADVDRRADRRDRTKSDAPEPARRPDDRQWDHDHSHDRDDPTER, translated from the coding sequence ATGGTCAGCGGCCGAACCGTCATCAACGCACTCATCGGAGCCGTCGTCGGCGTCGTCCTCTCGTTTCTCCCGCTGTCGACGCTCCTCGGCGGGATCGCGTCCGGCTTTCTCGAGGGCCCTGACGGTACTGACGGCGCGCTTGCTGGCGCGCTTGCTGGGCTCTTCATGTTCGTTCCAATCGGGTTGTTCGTGGCGCTGTTCGCCAGCTTGCTGGGCTTCGGCATCGGGGTCGGCCTCCCGATCGGGGGTGCGTTCTTCCTGTTCGTGATCCTTGGCTTCGGCGTCTTCGTCCTGTTCGTCTACACCATCGGTCTCGGCGCGCTCGGCGGCTATCTCGGTGCGTACTTCGCCCAGGAGTACCCCGATCGCCACTCTACTGTCACGGAGACGATCGGCATGCGGTCGGCCGATGTCGACCGGCGGGCCGATCGACGAGACCGGACGAAATCTGACGCCCCGGAGCCAGCTCGCCGGCCCGACGATCGCCAGTGGGACCACGACCACAGCCACGACAGGGATGACCCCACGGAGCGGTGA